Proteins encoded in a region of the Thiohalorhabdus denitrificans genome:
- the atpG gene encoding F0F1 ATP synthase subunit gamma, producing the protein MPSSKEIKKQIGSVENTKKITSAMEMVAASKMRKAEARMHATRPYAEKMRQVIGHIGKAHPEYTHPFMEEREVKKAGIIVITSDRGLCGGLNTNALRETVNLMGDLDGKGIGYRVAAIGKKSLPLLNRLGVDIMAESSELGDAPEVTEIAGAAKVVMDAFMEGELDRVYLVFNEFVNTMTQNVRAEQILPITGLSEPDELHWDYIYEPEPQEVIDGLMQRYVESLIFHGLVENIASEQAARMVAMKSASDNAEDLIEDLKLSYNKARQAAITAELAEITSGAAALEG; encoded by the coding sequence ATGCCGAGCTCCAAGGAAATCAAGAAGCAGATCGGCTCCGTCGAGAATACGAAGAAGATTACTTCGGCGATGGAGATGGTCGCGGCCTCCAAGATGCGCAAGGCGGAGGCCCGCATGCACGCCACTCGGCCCTATGCCGAGAAGATGCGGCAGGTGATCGGGCACATCGGCAAGGCCCATCCCGAGTACACCCACCCGTTCATGGAAGAACGGGAGGTGAAGAAGGCCGGGATCATCGTGATCACCTCCGACCGCGGCCTGTGCGGCGGCCTCAATACCAACGCCCTGCGTGAGACGGTGAACCTGATGGGCGATCTCGACGGCAAGGGGATCGGCTATCGGGTCGCCGCCATCGGCAAGAAGAGCCTGCCCCTGCTGAATCGGCTGGGGGTGGACATCATGGCCGAGTCGTCCGAGCTGGGCGATGCGCCGGAGGTGACCGAGATCGCCGGTGCCGCCAAGGTGGTGATGGACGCCTTCATGGAAGGCGAGCTGGACCGGGTCTACCTGGTGTTCAACGAATTCGTGAACACCATGACCCAGAACGTCCGGGCCGAGCAGATCCTGCCCATCACCGGCCTGTCCGAGCCCGATGAGCTCCACTGGGACTACATCTACGAGCCCGAGCCGCAGGAGGTCATCGACGGCCTCATGCAGCGCTACGTGGAATCCCTGATCTTCCATGGGCTGGTGGAGAACATCGCCTCGGAGCAGGCAGCGCGCATGGTTGCCATGAAGAGCGCCTCGGACAACGCCGAGGACCTCATCGAGGACCTCAAGCTGTCCTACAACAAGGCGCGCCAGGCGGCCATTACGGCGGAGCTGGCCGAGATCACATCCGGTGCGGCGGCCCTGGAAGGCTGA
- the atpD gene encoding F0F1 ATP synthase subunit beta has protein sequence MSESTGTGKIVQIIGPVVDVDFGQTDMPEVYDALELVDGDLVLEAQQHTGDKTVRCIAMGSTDGLKRGMEVKGTGAPITVPVGEKTLGRMMDVLGNPIDEAGEVPKDETAPIHAKPPAYEDLSSTADILETGIKVIDLMCPFARGGKVGLFGGAGVGKTVNMMELIRNIAIEHSGYSVFAGVGERTREGNDFYYEMKESEVLDKVSLVYGQMNEPPGNRLRVALTGLTIAEKFRDEGRDVLMFIDNIYRYSLAGNEVSALLGRMPSAVGYQPTLAEEMGVLQERITTTKTGSITSVQAVYVPADDLTDPAPATTFAHLDATVVLARSIAELGIYPAVDPLDSTSRQLDPQVIGQDHYDTARRVQQVLQRYKELQDIIAILGMDELSEEDKLIVARARKIQRFLSQPFFVAEVFTGAPGKYVPLSETIRGFKGIVDGEYDELPEQAFYMVGTIDEAVEKANSLKKAS, from the coding sequence ATGAGCGAATCCACTGGAACTGGCAAGATCGTCCAGATCATCGGCCCGGTGGTGGACGTGGACTTCGGGCAGACGGACATGCCCGAGGTTTACGACGCCCTGGAGCTGGTGGACGGGGACCTGGTCCTCGAGGCCCAGCAGCACACCGGTGACAAGACCGTACGCTGCATCGCCATGGGCTCCACCGACGGCCTCAAGCGCGGCATGGAGGTGAAGGGCACCGGCGCCCCCATCACCGTGCCCGTTGGCGAGAAGACCCTGGGCCGCATGATGGACGTCCTGGGCAACCCCATCGACGAAGCCGGTGAGGTCCCCAAGGACGAGACCGCCCCCATTCACGCCAAGCCGCCGGCCTACGAGGACCTGTCCTCCACCGCCGACATCCTGGAGACGGGCATCAAGGTGATCGACCTCATGTGCCCGTTCGCCCGGGGCGGCAAGGTCGGCCTGTTCGGCGGCGCCGGGGTGGGCAAGACCGTGAACATGATGGAGCTGATCCGGAACATCGCCATCGAGCACTCCGGCTACTCCGTGTTCGCTGGCGTCGGCGAGCGGACCCGCGAGGGCAACGACTTCTACTACGAGATGAAGGAGTCCGAGGTCCTCGACAAGGTGTCCCTGGTGTACGGCCAGATGAACGAGCCGCCGGGGAACCGCCTGCGCGTGGCGCTGACCGGCCTGACCATCGCGGAGAAGTTCCGTGACGAGGGCCGCGACGTGTTGATGTTCATCGACAACATCTACCGTTACTCCCTGGCGGGTAACGAGGTGTCCGCCCTGCTGGGCCGCATGCCGTCGGCGGTGGGTTACCAGCCGACCCTGGCCGAGGAGATGGGCGTCCTGCAGGAGCGCATTACCACCACCAAGACCGGGTCCATTACCTCGGTGCAGGCGGTGTACGTGCCCGCGGACGACCTGACCGACCCGGCGCCGGCCACCACCTTCGCCCACTTGGACGCCACCGTGGTGCTCGCCCGCTCCATCGCTGAGCTGGGCATCTACCCGGCCGTGGATCCCCTGGACTCCACCAGCCGTCAGCTGGACCCTCAGGTCATCGGCCAGGACCACTACGACACGGCCCGCCGGGTGCAGCAGGTGCTGCAGCGGTACAAGGAGCTGCAGGACATCATCGCCATTCTGGGCATGGACGAGCTGTCCGAAGAGGACAAGCTCATCGTGGCCCGGGCGCGGAAGATCCAGCGGTTCCTGTCCCAGCCCTTCTTCGTGGCCGAGGTCTTCACCGGCGCGCCCGGCAAGTACGTGCCGCTGTCCGAGACCATTCGCGGCTTCAAGGGCATCGTCGACGGCGAGTACGACGAACTGCCGGAGCAGGCCTTCTACATGGTCGGCACCATCGACGAGGCGGTGGAGAAGGCCAACTCCCTGAAGAAGGCCAGCTGA